One genomic region from Dehalobacter restrictus DSM 9455 encodes:
- a CDS encoding DNRLRE domain-containing protein: MKRLSSKLISTLLILTLFFTGILPQAAFAASETEAQVQQNGAQPDFTSKKEVHQLLELTELRDQHTKHYLNDDGSRTAEVSLEPVHYKDANEKWQDISNKLVPSNEQGFSLQNEANSFKTRFANNSRAPYLVSIQNRQLYSVSWGIDNPNNVNLVKKENTVTYPEVYSGVDLEYTQLPDGVKEDIILKAPGTSNYFTFNLKTGGLTPKLQDDGSIGLFTASNGKTPGEIKFSIPKPYMIDSNSEKSLDVTFQLKSTGEDTCQLNVIADYNWLSDPARSYPVKIDPIVTVYDESASVNQDTYILENYGTQDYNSINMYSGYDSTNQGRTRSLVQFNLPSIPSGSIVTDAVFRTYKNTTTAYDDDFLVARIKSGWSVGSVTWANKYNDIDLTNEKTPTAITHVLGSHTGWVDFNVWSIVKGWYASEFSNAGFMLMNNQEGNPTSRFYTSNNGSNIPGLKITYITDPLGLNPYWGYANTPWGSVNTMSGNFLSSSMDYSLPGRGIPIAVSRTYNSRSNLTGIFGNKLFSNLDMQLQYETWGRVLVDSSGAERPFLWASDGQTFIAPTNYPMQLYKNGDGTFTLQEAYTNPGIIDKSQYTLKAELPSATFNSSGKLIQLKDGKGNTTSLTWNASSVVITDPSNRQVTINLDANGRATSIQEPGGAQKVTYSYDGSGNLTKVTYKDAVTGDKSVSYEWDNGVIIKAVDKNGTPIYLQYNSSNQTVSIGAVNMLGNPSFEDLNGGNDPYLWDEYVDQDNGSVTQDATNHFYDNDSVKIESVFKSGTSGTSYLYAYQQVKVKPNQQYTFSSFIKTSGLNGRAFLNVRQLDANQNHISWTDNRPGITGTNDWTDSRLTFTTSGTTQYVQVYMEIDHDATHFGGIAYFDGAQLEEGNAPSGSKFFGHTDFWNYTESTTQTTLVTSPSGEQVKYQNNKWGNPILIMNDVKDKQAKTIMSWDTSDRLRSLITPEHSKTGGDGNGYTYTYDIVGNMTNAKDPLDRQTSHDYYYNHLQKTTLPDSQQVATTWDPVNLTGVTSIDQSLNSKAYIYNTYGNLLEESNTIGVADNRILNNNFETGYDSIAAPTFARSSSAYTLDGLLVGTNEPRYATGKFGQALTIEKATTNLIDTQGGGASTDWTKWNHWGARSYWSSETQTDDPNYGKVYAGVNANSTETYLYDYYPYSITSGQSYTVSMYLKASQNWTGTTAAYFTNSDWSFYQGTNQNISLTTSWQKFTWTITASQTKSAIGLGIKFANLPSGVTLQAARPQLENLPYATSYANSSRSGETLTLPSGLFSASQGTIEAWVKPLRNYDSSTSNSIQMITDVAGTGNNGLLLAIDQYGKFYTQAGTGSSVVKAISTTTAQKDTWYHVAGRWNASGLSIFVNGVKETTTPSALNISLSQTPMVGRQSSTDIRYLDGLIDDLRISNIARTDTAIQDSYNLMKPTGTDSSTTYKLNFDQSLRAVYQPTGWSKSSPTGRVSQAEYDPTAPYGGSNVLHINPGTDASAYQWTDYIALTGVDDFIVSGDIKVNGSGTDGVRLHVYWFDTSYTEIAQDRCFVINQTQDWKRYSMSLTPPTNAVYAKVMAIAYTGFDGYFDNIQFEKSSQARDYNSLENSSFERDMTKWTASDGNSSITTEDKYSGTKSLKIQRSTTTGTSYVESQTVIPVRKGQSYSLSGLLKTDFDNLGTDGGAWVHIYYYDESGTSLNDFATKLITKDSGWTKYVYVVKSTQTTQNGFFKVRLEMKNASGKVYFDNIRFSNGVQTTRNEYDANNNYVTKAINQLGKEINYVNDSYGQATQVTTPTGEVTQFSYDGQENLRTVTDNAGNTATYTQDSNGNVTDVEIKENGTTTVYKNSFEYDEYGNMVKEIAKPNLSQSANDKITEYLYDESGRLTGKVNPGDSVNNPSVTLGYKYFGLDFLKILNGPKYKFDYNLEGQVTKEELLNNSDTKIGEFSYTYDGMDRLSTYTEKDGSGTEVSKISQPTGQDMYSPTDQLNGFDLTVKQQTSNPITYLFTYLSNNLVKTITAAGKQFSLYFDESGRFSSIINPNNTSDELKYNDAGQVIESKTNNISKSINGNNTTTTVSTKWSSLYTYDSDGRITAITGQGAGSPSAAYTYNNGSEELNRLTQAQITYDSNNYTFDYSYDSRGNILNMDLLISGTIQNQTFSYNDDNQITTSGFVYDNSGNLTSAVVKGVTYNYVYDKANRLIEVKDGSNQTIATYTYDSQGQRLTKTTGGSTITYHYGNGGVLYETKSGDANNILHALYVKSPNGKPLAVSMNYNITNPGSNTWYYYHYNAHGDVIAVTDGNGNVFREYDYDPYGNILSVKDGSGQAVTISADSAFNHAYTYAGYRFDKETGLYYLNSRYYEAGIGRFLTKDYLISLNRYSYTGGDPVNFVDPSGSWFETALDIASIGWSATEFWNDSSWANAGYLAWDIGAAFLPFVPGSYVVKVGKLLNKADGVVDVVKSTGRVDNAVDASKGVTKGSTATKPLQEHHFLSNKSKSYSPQFQEITNKYRLDLNGTWNKELLPHQGRHPNAYHDFMLDNIRGFDNIANGDKVLFLDLFNGLKQNVINNPEMLYKSYWRK; encoded by the coding sequence ATGAAAAGGCTTAGTTCAAAATTAATTTCAACATTACTAATCCTTACTCTTTTTTTCACAGGAATCCTGCCTCAAGCAGCATTTGCTGCTTCAGAGACTGAAGCACAAGTCCAGCAGAATGGTGCACAACCGGATTTTACCAGCAAAAAAGAAGTTCATCAATTGCTGGAACTCACAGAATTGAGAGACCAGCATACCAAGCACTACTTAAATGATGACGGCAGCAGGACAGCCGAAGTGTCCTTAGAACCGGTCCATTACAAAGATGCGAACGAGAAATGGCAAGACATTTCTAATAAGCTTGTTCCGTCAAACGAACAAGGTTTTTCGCTGCAAAACGAAGCTAATTCCTTTAAAACCAGGTTTGCGAATAATTCCAGAGCACCTTATCTTGTATCCATACAGAACAGACAGTTGTATTCCGTATCTTGGGGAATCGACAATCCCAATAATGTGAATTTGGTGAAAAAAGAGAATACGGTTACCTATCCTGAAGTGTATTCCGGAGTTGATCTTGAGTATACCCAACTGCCGGATGGGGTAAAAGAAGATATCATTTTAAAAGCACCGGGCACATCCAACTATTTCACATTTAACTTAAAGACAGGTGGACTTACCCCCAAGCTTCAAGATGACGGAAGTATTGGGCTTTTTACTGCCAGCAACGGCAAAACCCCTGGGGAAATAAAATTTTCAATACCCAAACCTTATATGATCGACAGCAATAGCGAAAAAAGCCTGGATGTAACTTTCCAGCTGAAAAGCACCGGGGAGGATACCTGCCAGCTTAATGTCATTGCTGATTACAATTGGCTAAGCGATCCAGCAAGATCCTACCCGGTAAAAATTGACCCGATAGTTACGGTATATGACGAAAGTGCTTCTGTGAACCAAGATACCTATATCCTTGAAAACTATGGTACCCAGGACTATAACAGCATTAATATGTATTCGGGCTATGATTCGACTAATCAAGGCCGTACCCGTTCTCTTGTTCAATTTAACCTGCCATCCATTCCAAGCGGATCAATCGTTACTGATGCCGTGTTTCGAACCTATAAAAACACAACTACGGCCTACGATGATGATTTTCTTGTGGCCCGTATTAAAAGCGGCTGGAGTGTTGGCAGCGTAACCTGGGCTAACAAATATAACGATATTGATTTGACCAATGAGAAAACCCCTACTGCAATTACCCATGTCCTTGGTAGTCATACTGGTTGGGTGGACTTCAATGTCTGGTCAATTGTCAAGGGTTGGTACGCAAGTGAGTTTTCCAATGCTGGTTTCATGCTAATGAACAATCAGGAAGGAAACCCTACTAGTCGTTTCTATACCAGCAATAACGGTTCCAATATTCCAGGATTGAAAATTACCTATATCACCGATCCCCTGGGATTGAATCCTTACTGGGGCTATGCTAACACGCCATGGGGTTCTGTGAATACGATGAGCGGTAATTTTCTTTCGTCATCAATGGATTATTCACTTCCGGGCAGAGGGATCCCTATTGCGGTAAGCCGGACCTATAACAGCCGGAGCAATTTAACCGGAATCTTCGGCAATAAATTGTTTTCCAATCTTGATATGCAGCTTCAATACGAAACCTGGGGCCGTGTCCTGGTGGATTCATCCGGAGCGGAACGGCCTTTCCTGTGGGCAAGCGATGGACAAACTTTTATCGCGCCGACCAACTACCCCATGCAGCTTTATAAAAACGGAGATGGAACATTTACTCTCCAGGAAGCCTATACCAATCCAGGAATTATCGACAAATCACAGTACACTTTAAAAGCTGAACTGCCAAGCGCCACCTTCAACAGCAGCGGAAAACTAATTCAATTAAAAGACGGCAAAGGCAATACCACTTCACTTACTTGGAATGCTTCCTCGGTTGTGATCACAGACCCATCAAACCGCCAAGTAACGATTAATCTTGACGCGAACGGCCGGGCCACAAGCATCCAGGAGCCTGGCGGCGCCCAAAAAGTCACTTACAGTTATGACGGCAGCGGCAACCTGACAAAGGTAACCTATAAAGATGCAGTTACAGGGGACAAGTCTGTAAGCTATGAATGGGATAATGGCGTCATTATTAAAGCGGTAGATAAAAACGGAACGCCAATTTATTTGCAATATAACAGCAGCAACCAAACGGTCAGCATCGGCGCAGTCAATATGCTGGGCAACCCCAGCTTTGAAGATTTAAACGGAGGCAATGATCCATATCTCTGGGACGAATATGTTGACCAGGATAACGGTTCCGTTACCCAGGATGCAACAAATCACTTCTATGACAATGACAGTGTCAAGATAGAAAGTGTTTTTAAAAGCGGAACCAGCGGAACGAGCTACCTATATGCCTACCAACAGGTAAAAGTTAAGCCTAACCAGCAATATACTTTTTCTTCTTTCATCAAGACCAGCGGCCTTAACGGCAGGGCATTCCTCAATGTCCGCCAGCTTGATGCAAATCAGAACCACATTTCATGGACTGATAATAGACCAGGTATTACAGGCACAAACGACTGGACGGACAGCAGACTTACTTTCACGACGTCCGGAACCACGCAATATGTTCAAGTCTATATGGAAATTGATCATGACGCTACCCACTTCGGAGGAATTGCTTATTTTGATGGTGCTCAGCTTGAAGAAGGAAACGCTCCGAGCGGTTCCAAATTCTTCGGCCATACCGATTTCTGGAATTATACCGAAAGCACTACCCAGACTACCTTAGTGACCTCCCCTTCGGGAGAACAGGTTAAATACCAGAACAACAAATGGGGCAACCCTATTCTTATCATGAACGATGTCAAGGACAAGCAAGCCAAGACCATCATGAGCTGGGACACCTCTGACCGCCTGCGTTCATTGATTACGCCCGAACATTCAAAAACTGGCGGTGACGGAAATGGATATACCTACACCTATGATATCGTCGGCAACATGACAAATGCCAAGGATCCTTTGGATCGCCAAACCAGCCATGATTACTACTATAACCATCTCCAGAAAACTACCCTTCCGGACAGCCAACAAGTTGCAACGACCTGGGACCCTGTCAACCTTACAGGAGTAACCAGTATTGACCAATCTCTAAATTCCAAGGCATATATCTATAATACCTACGGTAACCTGTTAGAAGAATCCAATACCATCGGAGTAGCGGATAACCGGATCTTAAACAACAACTTTGAAACCGGCTATGATTCGATTGCCGCTCCTACCTTTGCCCGTTCATCTTCGGCATATACTCTGGACGGCCTGCTGGTTGGGACCAATGAACCCCGCTATGCCACAGGAAAATTCGGACAGGCGCTGACCATTGAAAAAGCGACAACCAACCTGATCGATACCCAGGGCGGCGGGGCCAGCACGGACTGGACCAAATGGAACCACTGGGGAGCAAGATCGTATTGGTCCTCCGAAACCCAGACCGATGATCCCAATTACGGCAAGGTCTATGCCGGGGTCAACGCCAACAGCACGGAGACCTACCTTTATGATTACTATCCCTATTCCATAACTTCCGGTCAGTCATATACGGTCTCTATGTACCTAAAAGCGAGCCAAAACTGGACAGGCACGACCGCGGCCTATTTCACTAATTCAGACTGGAGCTTCTATCAAGGGACGAATCAAAATATTTCTCTGACAACCTCCTGGCAGAAATTTACCTGGACCATTACAGCCAGCCAGACTAAATCCGCGATCGGATTAGGCATTAAATTCGCTAACCTTCCTTCGGGTGTTACACTTCAGGCAGCCAGGCCCCAGCTGGAAAACTTGCCTTATGCGACTTCCTATGCCAACTCTTCCCGCAGCGGGGAAACACTTACCCTTCCTTCGGGACTGTTTTCGGCTTCCCAGGGTACCATTGAAGCCTGGGTCAAACCGTTACGGAATTATGACAGCTCCACCAGCAATAGTATCCAGATGATTACCGATGTCGCCGGTACAGGAAACAACGGCCTTCTGCTGGCAATCGACCAGTATGGGAAATTCTATACCCAGGCGGGGACGGGAAGCAGCGTCGTCAAAGCGATCTCCACCACCACAGCTCAAAAAGACACCTGGTACCATGTGGCCGGAAGATGGAACGCCAGTGGCCTTTCCATCTTTGTTAACGGAGTCAAGGAAACCACTACCCCCAGTGCTTTAAATATCAGCTTGTCTCAGACTCCGATGGTCGGCAGGCAGTCGAGTACGGATATTCGCTATCTCGACGGACTAATTGACGACTTAAGAATTTCCAATATCGCCAGAACGGATACGGCGATCCAGGATTCATATAATCTGATGAAGCCCACCGGCACTGACAGCAGCACCACGTACAAACTTAACTTCGACCAGAGCTTAAGAGCGGTCTACCAGCCGACTGGCTGGAGCAAATCCAGTCCGACCGGCAGGGTCAGCCAGGCTGAATATGACCCCACAGCGCCATATGGCGGCAGTAATGTCCTGCATATTAATCCTGGAACGGATGCAAGTGCTTACCAGTGGACGGATTATATCGCGCTTACGGGAGTAGACGACTTTATTGTGAGCGGAGATATTAAAGTCAATGGTTCAGGAACTGATGGCGTCCGTCTCCATGTTTACTGGTTTGACACCAGCTATACCGAAATAGCACAGGATCGCTGTTTTGTTATTAACCAGACTCAGGACTGGAAACGCTACAGCATGTCCCTTACCCCTCCAACCAATGCCGTCTATGCCAAAGTCATGGCCATTGCCTATACCGGCTTTGACGGTTACTTCGATAACATCCAGTTTGAAAAAAGTTCCCAGGCCAGAGACTATAACTCTTTAGAAAATTCCTCCTTCGAACGGGACATGACCAAATGGACCGCCTCCGATGGCAATTCCAGTATTACCACGGAAGACAAATATTCCGGGACCAAAAGCTTGAAGATCCAGCGTTCCACTACTACAGGAACTTCCTATGTAGAGTCCCAGACCGTCATCCCGGTGAGAAAGGGCCAGTCCTATAGCTTAAGCGGTCTCTTAAAGACCGACTTCGATAATCTGGGGACCGATGGCGGTGCCTGGGTGCATATCTACTATTACGATGAATCAGGTACTTCCCTTAACGACTTTGCCACCAAACTAATTACCAAAGACAGCGGCTGGACCAAGTACGTCTATGTAGTTAAGTCTACCCAGACTACTCAGAATGGCTTCTTCAAGGTTAGGCTGGAAATGAAGAATGCTTCCGGTAAAGTTTATTTTGATAATATTCGTTTTAGTAACGGTGTCCAAACTACTCGAAACGAATATGACGCAAACAACAATTATGTTACCAAAGCCATCAACCAGCTTGGTAAGGAAATAAACTATGTCAACGACAGCTACGGTCAAGCAACCCAGGTCACGACCCCTACGGGTGAAGTTACCCAATTTTCCTACGACGGACAGGAAAACCTGCGGACGGTTACGGACAACGCCGGAAATACGGCGACTTATACCCAGGACAGCAACGGCAATGTCACGGACGTAGAGATCAAGGAGAACGGGACAACAACGGTCTACAAGAATTCGTTCGAGTATGACGAATACGGCAATATGGTCAAAGAGATTGCCAAACCCAACTTGAGCCAATCGGCCAATGACAAAATCACCGAATACCTCTATGACGAATCCGGCAGGCTGACAGGTAAGGTTAATCCCGGAGACAGCGTAAATAACCCCAGCGTTACCCTTGGGTATAAATACTTCGGCCTGGACTTCCTGAAGATCCTGAACGGCCCCAAATACAAATTCGATTACAACCTGGAAGGCCAGGTAACCAAGGAAGAACTGTTAAACAACAGCGATACCAAGATCGGGGAATTCAGCTACACTTATGACGGTATGGACAGGCTCAGCACCTACACCGAAAAAGACGGAAGCGGTACTGAGGTCTCCAAAATCAGCCAGCCTACGGGACAGGACATGTATTCCCCAACGGACCAGCTGAACGGGTTTGATCTGACGGTTAAACAGCAAACATCAAATCCAATAACTTACCTGTTCACGTATCTAAGCAACAATCTTGTCAAAACCATTACAGCCGCAGGTAAACAGTTCAGTCTATACTTCGATGAAAGCGGTCGCTTCTCTTCTATCATAAATCCGAATAATACCAGTGATGAATTAAAGTACAACGATGCCGGTCAGGTCATCGAAAGCAAGACCAATAATATTAGCAAAAGCATTAACGGAAACAACACAACGACCACTGTCTCCACTAAATGGTCAAGCCTTTACACCTACGACAGCGACGGCAGGATAACGGCTATAACCGGTCAGGGTGCGGGAAGCCCGAGTGCGGCTTACACCTATAATAATGGCAGCGAAGAATTGAACCGTTTGACCCAAGCCCAAATCACTTATGACAGCAATAACTACACCTTCGACTACTCCTATGATTCGAGGGGCAATATTCTGAACATGGATCTGTTAATCAGTGGAACCATCCAGAATCAGACGTTCAGTTACAACGACGACAACCAGATCACCACTTCCGGCTTTGTCTATGACAACAGCGGCAACCTGACCAGTGCTGTCGTCAAGGGGGTAACGTATAATTACGTTTATGACAAAGCCAACAGGCTGATAGAGGTCAAAGATGGCAGTAATCAGACTATAGCAACTTACACGTACGATTCCCAAGGTCAAAGACTTACAAAAACAACCGGCGGCAGCACCATCACTTACCACTATGGGAACGGCGGGGTTTTGTACGAGACTAAGAGCGGAGATGCCAACAACATCCTGCATGCGCTATACGTCAAATCACCCAACGGCAAACCGCTGGCAGTAAGCATGAACTACAACATCACCAATCCCGGCTCCAACACCTGGTATTATTACCATTACAACGCTCACGGAGACGTAATTGCCGTAACGGACGGCAACGGAAATGTCTTCCGGGAATATGATTACGATCCTTATGGGAATATATTAAGTGTGAAGGATGGCAGCGGCCAGGCAGTAACTATTTCTGCCGACTCAGCCTTCAACCATGCTTACACTTATGCAGGCTACAGGTTCGATAAAGAAACCGGATTGTATTATCTCAACTCCAGGTACTACGAAGCAGGAATCGGCAGGTTTTTGACGAAGGACTATCTGATCAGTCTTAACAGATATAGCTATACAGGTGGAGATCCTGTCAATTTTGTTGATCCGTCCGGTTCTTGGTTTGAAACAGCGTTAGATATTGCCAGTATTGGGTGGAGTGCAACAGAATTTTGGAATGATTCAAGCTGGGCTAATGCAGGATATTTAGCTTGGGATATAGGAGCGGCATTCTTACCTTTTGTTCCGGGTTCGTATGTTGTCAAAGTTGGCAAGTTATTAAACAAAGCTGACGGAGTTGTCGATGTTGTTAAGTCGACGGGTAGAGTTGATAATGCTGTTGATGCGAGTAAAGGTGTTACAAAAGGTTCTACTGCAACCAAACCTCTTCAGGAACACCACTTCTTAAGTAATAAAAGCAAGAGCTATTCTCCTCAATTTCAAGAAATAACTAATAAATATCGATTAGATTTAAATGGCACATGGAATAAAGAACTATTACCACATCAAGGTAGGCATCCTAATGCATATCATGACTTTATGCTTGATAACATTAGAGGATTTGATAATATAGCAAATGGAGATAAAGTATTATTTCTAGACTTGTTCAATGGATTAAAACAAAATGTTATTAATAATCCTGAGATGCTATATAAAAGCTATTGGAGGAAATAA
- a CDS encoding ATP-binding cassette domain-containing protein, which translates to MIEGINLTKKFDGLTLFQDYNFLIEDKEFVCFFGASGTGKTTLLNMIGLIEPIDAGSLRINGIEYTTNKQKLAYYRSVVGFLFQNFALIESKTVEQNLELIRQGSRTNYTIEDVLERVGLESKLHSKVYTLSGGEQQRVALARLFLKKCDIILADEPTGSLDAKNAQIIMDILLSLNAEGKTVIIVTHDQKIKDKARRVIEL; encoded by the coding sequence ATGATTGAAGGAATTAATCTCACCAAAAAATTTGATGGGCTGACTCTATTTCAAGACTATAATTTTCTGATCGAAGACAAGGAATTCGTATGTTTTTTTGGCGCCAGCGGAACGGGGAAGACCACATTATTAAACATGATTGGTTTAATAGAGCCGATTGACGCCGGAAGTTTGAGAATTAACGGAATAGAGTACACTACGAATAAGCAAAAACTGGCGTATTATCGCTCTGTCGTCGGTTTTCTATTTCAGAATTTTGCGCTGATCGAGAGTAAAACAGTTGAACAAAACCTTGAGTTGATCAGGCAGGGCAGCCGCACGAATTATACGATTGAAGACGTGCTGGAAAGAGTCGGGTTAGAAAGTAAACTGCATAGTAAGGTTTATACACTGTCCGGCGGAGAGCAGCAGCGCGTAGCGTTGGCTCGTTTATTTCTTAAAAAATGCGATATCATTTTAGCGGATGAACCAACAGGATCGCTGGACGCCAAAAACGCTCAAATCATTATGGATATTCTACTTTCGCTGAATGCCGAAGGTAAAACCGTCATTATCGTGACACATGATCAAAAAATTAAAGATAAGGCACGAAGGGTTATCGAACTATAA
- a CDS encoding M23 family metallopeptidase, translating into MKKWTKLKILIFTLILLGGAIYLTSTKVTVAEVQNYVSPLVPGYGLSINGKVLAILPNEENIDQVLDKYKNLQTKPTEGWIITSSDFDETVEKVLTNVKPSEIKTVDEVYNILVQGQRSAISYTVDENDSIWLIAQKNGMSTGEILASNPGLTEETFLPAGQVIKLNKITPYLTVVTIGQMVSKEVIPFEVESKTNNQLAKGVRIIKDLGEDGEKEVTYSYVEKNGKIISQEKIKENILVKPVVQIIEQGTQVVKNQEYDPESIANNTSHGSGSISGLIWPLNGPITSYYGNRHGEFHSGIDIAGETGQPFKAVNSGTVIYAGWHDIYGNMILIDHGDGVVTRYGHSIKLLVTKGQKVTKGQIIGYVGSTGRSTGPHLHFGIMINSKAVNPINYLSTSK; encoded by the coding sequence TTGAAGAAATGGACTAAACTTAAAATTCTAATATTTACATTAATCCTGCTCGGAGGGGCTATTTATCTTACTTCTACCAAAGTGACTGTAGCAGAAGTACAGAATTATGTTTCGCCTTTGGTCCCTGGATATGGATTAAGTATTAATGGCAAAGTACTTGCTATTCTGCCAAACGAAGAAAATATCGATCAAGTTTTAGATAAGTATAAAAACTTACAAACGAAACCTACCGAAGGCTGGATAATCACTTCCAGTGACTTTGATGAGACAGTTGAAAAGGTGCTTACCAATGTTAAACCCTCTGAAATAAAGACTGTCGATGAAGTATATAATATTTTGGTCCAGGGACAACGATCTGCAATCAGCTACACAGTCGATGAAAACGACTCCATCTGGCTGATCGCTCAAAAAAACGGTATGTCTACTGGGGAAATCCTTGCTTCAAACCCGGGATTAACGGAAGAAACCTTTCTCCCAGCCGGGCAGGTTATAAAACTGAATAAAATAACTCCTTATCTTACCGTAGTTACCATAGGACAAATGGTAAGCAAAGAAGTGATCCCATTCGAAGTCGAATCCAAAACAAACAACCAGCTGGCCAAAGGAGTAAGAATCATCAAAGATCTTGGCGAAGATGGGGAAAAAGAGGTTACCTATTCCTACGTTGAAAAAAACGGGAAAATCATATCGCAGGAAAAAATCAAAGAAAATATCCTGGTAAAACCAGTGGTCCAGATAATAGAGCAGGGAACACAAGTAGTTAAAAATCAGGAATATGACCCTGAATCCATAGCGAATAACACATCGCACGGATCAGGATCAATCTCCGGATTGATCTGGCCCTTAAATGGCCCTATCACATCTTATTATGGCAATAGGCATGGAGAATTTCATAGCGGGATCGATATCGCCGGTGAAACCGGACAGCCTTTTAAGGCTGTAAACTCAGGAACAGTTATTTATGCCGGTTGGCACGATATCTACGGCAATATGATCTTAATCGACCACGGAGACGGAGTAGTAACCCGTTATGGGCATAGTATCAAACTATTAGTCACTAAAGGGCAAAAGGTAACCAAGGGTCAAATAATCGGATATGTCGGATCTACCGGAAGATCAACCGGTCCTCATCTTCATTTCGGAATCATGATTAACAGTAAAGCAGTAAATCCAATAAATTATCTTTCAACAAGCAAATGA
- a CDS encoding sigma factor-like helix-turn-helix DNA-binding protein — protein MARINLRNYYSVDIPDLFVEVTEEVADLLRQYNRKDHADYERRRIHKAYYSLDADDGIEKDVVLLVLSPEEVYERKLSNQELYAAINRLPEKQAKRLYAHFFLDMSIAQIARIERVGKSRVSHSINQALKNIEKFLISNL, from the coding sequence ATGGCAAGAATCAATTTGCGGAATTACTATTCGGTTGATATACCTGATCTTTTTGTTGAAGTAACTGAGGAGGTTGCGGATTTACTCAGACAGTATAACCGAAAGGACCATGCAGATTATGAACGAAGGCGTATACACAAGGCGTATTATTCTCTTGATGCTGACGATGGTATTGAAAAAGATGTAGTCTTACTGGTCTTATCTCCGGAGGAAGTCTATGAAAGAAAACTGAGCAATCAAGAATTGTATGCCGCTATAAACAGGTTGCCAGAAAAGCAAGCAAAGCGCCTTTATGCTCATTTCTTTCTGGATATGAGCATAGCACAAATCGCCAGGATTGAAAGGGTTGGCAAAAGTAGAGTATCCCATTCGATAAATCAGGCGCTAAAAAATATAGAAAAGTTTTTAATAAGCAATTTGTAA
- the dptF gene encoding DNA phosphorothioation-dependent restriction protein DptF, whose translation MSEQHTCRIEYLKRLKESSREAVENTDYFSDFNEYMHIKRPVEDELLELLKKQFNQKNRNSYYCGGVGDGKSHIIAYLKNTHPDLLNKFNIHNDATESFQPTKTSLETLNEFLDDFSDERIDVEGNWVNGEVGVRHEVSRKSRNNAYIFALIDKIR comes from the coding sequence TTGTCGGAGCAACACACTTGCAGAATCGAATATCTTAAGAGATTAAAAGAATCATCTAGGGAAGCTGTAGAAAACACTGATTATTTTAGTGATTTTAATGAATATATGCACATTAAGAGACCAGTTGAAGATGAATTGCTAGAACTACTAAAAAAGCAATTCAATCAGAAAAACCGCAACTCATATTACTGTGGTGGTGTGGGTGATGGAAAGTCACATATAATCGCATATCTTAAAAATACTCATCCGGACTTACTAAACAAATTCAATATTCACAATGATGCTACAGAAAGCTTCCAACCAACCAAGACTTCGCTTGAAACATTAAATGAATTTTTAGATGATTTTTCGGATGAAAGAATTGATGTTGAAGGCAATTGGGTTAATGGAGAAGTAGGAGTACGGCATGAGGTTAGTAGAAAGTCGAGAAATAATGCCTATATTTTTGCTTTGATAGACAAAATACGTTAA
- a CDS encoding helix-turn-helix transcriptional regulator: MNHNDFDRLGGIIKTARKAKGLTRDQLSERIHITPRYLMSIENENQKPSYKILFQVIRELKISTDTIFFPENKCTNTEREQLIPLLSLCDERDLRIVTAMVKTLLETKQHITNKIF; this comes from the coding sequence ATGAATCACAATGATTTTGACAGACTGGGCGGGATTATTAAAACTGCCCGCAAAGCAAAAGGCCTTACACGCGACCAGTTATCGGAACGGATACATATAACGCCGCGCTACCTTATGTCCATTGAAAATGAGAATCAAAAACCCAGCTATAAAATTCTTTTTCAAGTCATTCGGGAACTAAAGATATCTACGGATACGATCTTTTTCCCAGAAAATAAATGCACGAATACTGAAAGAGAACAGTTGATCCCGCTTCTTAGTTTGTGTGATGAGCGTGACCTTAGAATTGTGACGGCTATGGTGAAAACTCTACTGGAAACGAAACAGCATATTACGAATAAGATTTTTTAA